The following are from one region of the Amedibacterium intestinale genome:
- a CDS encoding tRNA lysidine(34) synthetase, which translates to MNLQKILGDIRKADLDYGLIQDGDRIGVGVSGGKDSMVLLTALHMYSKFKGKNFKVIGIHIKLGFPNMDFQEVVSFCEKHGIEFHQFDSKVYDILKMHPDKDGKIKCSLCSKFKKATVNEAAKELNCNKVAFGHHADDAIETLMMNAIYGGKISTFLPMMYLSKADITFIRPLIYSYESDILQALEINQIPFVKSTCPNDGYTQRQAMKDMLTSLYETYPMAKQNFLTMLSNEEQNELWHRIHTEVKSKDKDQQAEILLEEDGMAIAQRGTHYFLVYTPKEEPKQKRHLRIEKEDAWKALQHICRIQDIYEKYVK; encoded by the coding sequence ATGAATCTACAAAAGATTTTAGGAGATATAAGAAAAGCAGATTTGGATTATGGTCTGATTCAAGATGGAGATCGTATAGGAGTTGGTGTCAGCGGAGGAAAAGACAGTATGGTTTTGTTAACTGCTCTGCACATGTACTCCAAATTCAAAGGAAAAAACTTTAAGGTTATTGGTATTCATATCAAGCTTGGTTTTCCTAATATGGACTTTCAGGAAGTCGTAAGTTTTTGTGAAAAACATGGTATAGAATTTCATCAGTTTGATTCAAAAGTATATGATATATTAAAAATGCATCCTGATAAAGATGGAAAGATAAAATGTTCTCTTTGTTCAAAGTTTAAAAAAGCAACGGTAAATGAAGCTGCGAAAGAATTAAACTGTAACAAAGTGGCTTTTGGACATCATGCAGATGATGCGATTGAAACATTAATGATGAATGCAATTTACGGAGGTAAAATTTCTACCTTTTTACCTATGATGTATTTATCAAAAGCAGATATTACTTTCATTCGCCCATTGATTTACAGCTATGAAAGTGATATTTTACAGGCATTGGAGATCAATCAGATCCCATTTGTAAAAAGTACCTGTCCAAATGATGGATATACACAGCGTCAGGCGATGAAAGATATGCTTACCTCTTTATATGAGACATATCCAATGGCTAAACAGAATTTTTTAACCATGCTTTCCAATGAAGAACAGAATGAATTATGGCATCGTATCCATACAGAAGTAAAGTCAAAAGATAAAGACCAGCAGGCAGAAATTCTGCTGGAAGAAGATGGTATGGCTATCGCTCAAAGAGGAACCCATTATTTCCTTGTATATACTCCAAAAGAAGAACCAAAACAAAAACGTCATTTGCGAATTGAGAAAGAAGATGCCTGGAAAGCTTTACAGCACATATGCAGAATACAGGATATTTATGAAAAATATGTAAAATAA
- the truB gene encoding tRNA pseudouridine(55) synthase TruB, with product MDGILLINKETGMTSHDVVNKLRKILHIKRIGHSGTLDPQASGVLLVMVGKACKVLPFLEDTDKEYIAKMVLGKKTISDDIWEEVLEEKAITPISDFQSVLDTFKGEIKQLPPMISSIKVNGKKLYEYARANQEVERPVRTITIYDIEALDEKELCFRVSCSSGTYVRSLCHDIAEKTNNFGCMSSLIRTKVGRFTLEDCVTIKDVEEGNYILHPVKEVLSHYKEIKISDTKDVVNGRKVHLNCEADEVLLTHQEEALAIYRREHGDVFGCVRGLW from the coding sequence ATGGATGGTATTTTACTTATAAATAAAGAAACAGGTATGACATCTCATGATGTTGTAAATAAATTGCGTAAAATTTTACATATAAAACGTATTGGACATAGTGGAACATTAGATCCACAGGCTAGTGGTGTTTTGCTTGTTATGGTTGGAAAAGCCTGCAAAGTCCTTCCTTTTCTTGAAGATACAGATAAAGAATATATTGCGAAAATGGTTTTAGGAAAAAAAACAATCAGTGATGATATATGGGAAGAAGTGCTGGAAGAAAAAGCAATCACACCAATTTCTGATTTCCAGTCCGTGCTGGATACATTTAAAGGAGAAATTAAACAGCTTCCTCCAATGATTTCCAGTATCAAGGTAAATGGAAAAAAACTGTATGAATATGCTCGTGCCAATCAGGAGGTAGAACGTCCTGTTCGTACAATTACGATATATGATATTGAAGCCTTGGATGAAAAAGAACTTTGTTTTCGTGTAAGCTGCAGCAGTGGGACATATGTTCGATCTTTATGTCATGATATTGCGGAAAAGACAAACAATTTTGGATGTATGAGTTCTTTGATTCGTACAAAAGTAGGACGTTTTACATTAGAGGACTGTGTTACGATAAAAGATGTAGAAGAAGGAAATTATATTCTTCATCCTGTTAAAGAGGTTTTATCTCATTATAAAGAGATAAAGATATCGGATACAAAAGATGTTGTGAATGGCAGAAAAGTGCATTTGAATTGTGAAGCGGATGAGGTTTTGCTTACTCACCAAGAAGAAGCTTTGGCAATTTATCGTCGTGAACATGGCGATGTGTTTGGCTGCGTACGCGGTTTATGGTAG
- a CDS encoding bifunctional riboflavin kinase/FAD synthetase, with amino-acid sequence MKVLHFNLHEKFKQPKEEITACIGYFDGLHLGHQKLIKKVMELASSDHTKKALITFSPDPWVVLKHLENIPHITPMKHRIELGEEMGLDYWIILHFDRELAHLSVEEFHERVLNCLHLKTLVCGFDYHYGNKGLGDVHTLKKQDVFQVEVIEEVSSDDKKISSTRIEELLTSGNIEKANEFLGRAYEIRGIIRKGRCQGRKHGFPTANLEVCDHYLPLGGGVYIGEVYVKGTWHQAMINIGHNPTYNFQKEISIEAHILNFDEDIYGEQVRYRFLSFIRAEKKFSDVNELCEQLRKDLHATKQYFKQGSGKYATAGI; translated from the coding sequence ATGAAGGTATTGCATTTTAACTTACATGAAAAGTTTAAACAGCCAAAAGAAGAAATTACTGCATGTATCGGTTATTTTGATGGTCTACATTTAGGACATCAAAAACTTATCAAAAAAGTAATGGAACTTGCAAGCAGTGATCATACAAAAAAGGCTTTAATTACCTTTTCTCCCGATCCCTGGGTCGTCTTGAAGCATTTAGAAAATATTCCTCATATCACACCAATGAAACATCGTATTGAATTGGGAGAAGAAATGGGGCTTGATTACTGGATCATTTTACATTTTGACAGAGAACTTGCCCATTTAAGCGTGGAAGAATTTCATGAACGTGTACTAAACTGCCTGCATTTAAAAACATTGGTATGCGGGTTTGATTATCACTATGGAAACAAAGGTCTTGGAGATGTTCATACTTTAAAGAAACAAGATGTTTTTCAAGTAGAGGTTATCGAGGAAGTAAGCAGTGATGATAAAAAAATCAGTTCCACAAGAATTGAAGAACTGCTTACATCGGGAAACATTGAAAAAGCCAATGAGTTTTTAGGCAGAGCCTATGAAATTCGTGGAATCATTCGAAAAGGACGCTGTCAGGGGAGAAAACATGGATTTCCTACTGCAAATCTAGAAGTATGTGACCATTACCTTCCTTTGGGTGGAGGTGTTTATATCGGTGAGGTTTATGTTAAGGGGACATGGCATCAGGCAATGATCAACATCGGACATAATCCGACCTATAACTTTCAAAAAGAAATCTCCATTGAAGCACATATTTTAAATTTTGATGAAGATATCTATGGAGAACAGGTACGTTATCGTTTTCTTTCCTTTATTCGAGCAGAGAAAAAATTTAGCGATGTAAATGAACTATGCGAACAATTGCGAAAAGATTTGCATGCTACAAAACAATATTTTAAGCAAGGGAGTGGCAAATATGCGACTGCAGGTATTTGA
- a CDS encoding alpha/beta fold hydrolase, translating into MSYFNYQSKRIFYRETGHGKPLILLHGDSASSTMFEMLLPLYQEHFQVILIDFLGNGKSDRVDKFPADLWISQAQQVIALIEHLHLKKVNLLGTSGGAWVGINTALERPDLIEKVIADSFDCRTLHSTFSEDLKKEREYAKHDTFAKQFYEWCQGEDWETVVDLNTQALVACAEKHISLFSKPLEYLAVPILFTGSLEDDMCRKDMLKEYMEMKKLLKHSSIHMFCTGKHPAIASNAEKFAEIVLAFLK; encoded by the coding sequence ATGTCATATTTTAATTATCAGTCAAAAAGAATATTCTACAGGGAAACAGGACATGGAAAACCACTTATTTTACTGCATGGAGATAGCGCTTCTTCCACTATGTTTGAAATGCTGCTGCCACTCTATCAGGAACATTTTCAAGTAATTTTAATAGATTTTTTAGGAAATGGAAAATCCGATAGAGTAGATAAATTTCCAGCAGACTTGTGGATTTCACAAGCACAACAAGTGATTGCGCTTATTGAACACTTACATTTAAAGAAAGTTAATCTGTTAGGAACAAGTGGTGGTGCCTGGGTTGGAATCAATACAGCCTTAGAACGTCCAGACCTTATAGAAAAAGTGATTGCGGATAGTTTTGATTGCAGAACCTTGCATTCAACTTTTTCAGAAGACCTAAAAAAAGAACGTGAATATGCAAAACATGATACATTCGCAAAACAGTTTTATGAATGGTGTCAAGGCGAGGATTGGGAAACAGTAGTCGATCTTAACACACAGGCACTTGTTGCATGTGCAGAAAAACACATTTCTTTATTTTCTAAACCATTGGAATATTTAGCGGTTCCTATTCTATTTACAGGAAGTCTTGAGGATGATATGTGTCGAAAAGATATGTTAAAAGAATATATGGAAATGAAAAAGCTGTTAAAACATTCTAGCATTCATATGTTTTGTACTGGAAAACATCCTGCAATTGCAAGCAATGCAGAGAAGTTTGCAGAGATCGTACTTGCGTTTTTAAAATGA
- a CDS encoding HD domain-containing protein yields MDYKERFVSIYKEKIHRDGSEKLLEYLLSAQSDFFSAPASTRFHGSHAQGLVEHSLNVYDCLCDYVERNRVKTMYNMNFSEESLAIVALLHDICKVNCYKESTRNVKVDGVWTQVPYYEYEDHLPYGHGEKSVYIITGFMRLTREEAFAIRYHMGFSGNEDARSIGYSFENYPLSFALSVADMEATYFLEK; encoded by the coding sequence ATGGATTATAAAGAGCGTTTTGTATCAATTTATAAAGAAAAGATTCATCGAGATGGAAGTGAAAAATTATTAGAGTATTTATTGTCAGCACAATCCGATTTTTTCAGTGCACCGGCAAGTACACGTTTTCATGGTTCTCATGCACAGGGTCTTGTGGAGCATAGCTTAAATGTGTATGACTGTTTATGTGATTATGTAGAAAGAAATCGAGTAAAAACCATGTACAATATGAATTTTTCTGAGGAAAGCCTTGCGATCGTTGCACTTTTACATGATATATGCAAAGTAAACTGTTACAAGGAAAGTACAAGAAATGTAAAAGTGGATGGCGTATGGACACAAGTTCCATATTATGAATATGAAGATCATCTTCCTTATGGACATGGAGAAAAAAGTGTTTATATTATCACTGGATTTATGCGCTTGACAAGAGAAGAGGCTTTTGCGATTCGTTATCATATGGGATTTTCCGGTAATGAAGATGCTAGAAGCATAGGGTATTCTTTTGAAAATTATCCTTTATCTTTTGCGTTAAGTGTAGCAGATATGGAAGCAACCTACTTTTTAGAAAAATAA
- a CDS encoding RelA/spoT family protein: MRLQVFDTIEETLDLLEKKEAFHHEVKHELHAVLKQLLAGCNDMVVGLNSRVKTKDSLREKIIRNRLYVKYDSAQDILDTLSDLVGFIIECRFIEDEFKVLTHLRKVMNVKGEDGYYFHPDFPNFHLEHGSRQPQIQKNGFSIYRIDGYFLKDGQRVNIELQIKALVHSFWGDIEHKLVYKNTNYYVYDDFMKDLLASIKANLTITDRQLNIIYDQMQEDSKDGKIISESSFERQISKAINDLFAQKMYESLGFTLNLKNTSTILGHYLFIKDIRYGGVSNDRISALFKTFKKLNSTKMDFESEIEVSDNFYSPDIFVHTLGTYLISVINTDYDWFIFFKMLFSIEPGNNFEDFTLFLNVIKNYLVDNYWLNTSFVKLSMEQSSLLHDELAKMLAASLTEIGTIEIIYDKHMLAINKAFVVFVEELEKRVISYSDFMQYQSAYYDEWLHRLRKIFVD, translated from the coding sequence ATGCGACTGCAGGTATTTGATACAATTGAAGAAACTTTAGATTTACTAGAAAAAAAAGAGGCTTTCCATCATGAAGTAAAACACGAGTTACATGCTGTATTAAAACAATTGCTGGCAGGCTGTAATGATATGGTTGTTGGTTTAAATTCACGTGTAAAGACAAAAGATAGTTTGCGTGAGAAAATTATACGCAATCGTTTATATGTGAAATATGACAGCGCCCAGGATATTTTAGATACACTAAGCGATCTTGTTGGATTTATTATCGAATGCCGATTCATAGAAGATGAATTTAAAGTTTTGACACATCTTCGCAAAGTTATGAATGTAAAAGGGGAAGATGGGTATTATTTTCATCCTGATTTTCCAAACTTTCATCTGGAACATGGCTCAAGACAGCCGCAAATACAAAAAAATGGTTTTTCCATTTATCGTATAGATGGATATTTTCTTAAAGATGGACAAAGAGTTAACATAGAACTACAAATAAAAGCACTGGTACATTCTTTCTGGGGTGATATTGAACATAAACTTGTTTACAAAAATACAAATTATTATGTATACGATGATTTTATGAAAGACTTACTGGCAAGTATCAAAGCAAATTTAACGATTACTGATCGTCAGCTGAACATCATTTATGATCAAATGCAGGAAGATTCCAAAGATGGGAAAATCATTAGTGAAAGCAGTTTTGAAAGACAGATTTCAAAGGCTATCAATGATTTGTTTGCTCAAAAGATGTATGAATCTTTGGGGTTTACCTTGAATTTAAAAAATACTTCAACGATTTTAGGGCATTATTTATTTATAAAAGATATACGCTATGGAGGGGTCAGCAACGATCGAATCTCAGCCTTGTTTAAAACTTTCAAGAAATTAAATTCAACAAAAATGGATTTTGAAAGTGAAATCGAGGTTAGTGATAATTTTTATTCGCCAGATATTTTTGTACATACCCTTGGAACCTATTTGATTTCTGTTATCAATACAGACTATGACTGGTTTATCTTCTTTAAGATGTTGTTTTCTATTGAACCAGGGAATAACTTTGAAGACTTTACTTTGTTTTTAAATGTAATTAAAAATTATCTTGTCGATAATTACTGGCTAAATACAAGTTTTGTAAAACTTTCGATGGAGCAAAGCAGTCTTTTGCATGATGAACTGGCGAAAATGCTGGCTGCATCTTTAACAGAAATTGGTACAATTGAAATCATTTATGACAAACATATGCTTGCGATCAACAAAGCGTTTGTTGTTTTTGTTGAAGAGCTGGAAAAGCGTGTGATATCCTACTCTGATTTTATGCAGTATCAAAGTGCATACTATGATGAATGGCTGCATCGTTTAAGAAAAATATTTGTAGATTGA
- a CDS encoding IS1182 family transposase: MAMTKRNGKNDTIILNTIEELVPQDHDVRMLESCIDWNFIYPLVENLYSDVGRPSIDPVVLFKMIFINIIFGIDSMRKTCKEIQVNLAYRWFLGISMDERVPNYSTWSQNYIRRYSNSEVFEKIFDQILKQAISYGFVDMETVYGDSTHQKANANKNKYTDEEVEIMKKIYENDLLDEINKDREEHGKKPIKSNEKEELNFDEETGKLKRDIQTKHIKISKTDSESGCFHKGEKEKCFAYSHQTFCDRNGFVLASVCVAGNVHDSVSFFSAYKVLNDKYMDQIKNVCLDAGYITPAICKTVLENGQKMYAPYKRPMTKKGYYKKYEYVYDEGYDCYLCPNNKVLSYSTTNKLGYKEYKSNPKDCENCPLRGRCTSSKNFQKVVTRHVWEEYREEVMDEIRHTPEWKEIYPRRKESIERVFADCKEHHTLRYTRLRGLQKNQHQSLMIFACYNLKRMSRWRWKNLSKTAQNLIKSTILNYFKKKEKRYLFISTTLSTI, translated from the coding sequence ATGGCAATGACAAAAAGAAATGGAAAAAATGATACTATCATACTGAATACAATAGAAGAATTAGTACCACAGGATCATGATGTCAGAATGCTGGAAAGCTGTATCGACTGGAATTTTATCTACCCTCTTGTAGAAAATCTTTACAGTGATGTTGGAAGACCAAGCATAGATCCTGTGGTTCTTTTTAAAATGATCTTCATCAATATTATTTTCGGAATAGATTCAATGAGAAAGACTTGTAAAGAAATACAAGTAAATCTTGCATATCGCTGGTTTCTAGGAATCTCCATGGATGAAAGGGTGCCAAATTATTCTACCTGGAGTCAAAATTATATCCGAAGATATAGTAACAGCGAAGTATTTGAAAAAATATTTGATCAGATATTGAAACAGGCAATCTCTTATGGCTTTGTAGATATGGAAACTGTATATGGAGACTCCACACATCAAAAGGCAAATGCGAATAAAAACAAGTATACAGATGAAGAAGTTGAAATCATGAAGAAAATATATGAAAACGATCTGCTGGATGAGATAAACAAAGATCGCGAGGAACATGGGAAAAAGCCGATAAAATCAAATGAAAAGGAAGAACTGAATTTCGATGAGGAAACAGGAAAGCTGAAAAGGGACATACAAACAAAGCATATCAAAATCAGTAAAACAGATTCGGAGAGTGGCTGTTTCCATAAAGGTGAAAAAGAAAAATGTTTTGCTTATTCACATCAAACATTTTGCGATAGAAATGGATTTGTACTGGCAAGCGTATGTGTTGCGGGAAACGTACATGACAGCGTGTCTTTCTTTTCAGCGTATAAAGTATTAAACGATAAATATATGGATCAAATAAAAAATGTATGTCTGGATGCGGGCTATATAACACCGGCAATATGTAAGACGGTATTAGAAAATGGGCAAAAAATGTATGCGCCTTATAAAAGACCAATGACAAAGAAAGGATATTATAAGAAGTACGAGTATGTATATGATGAAGGATATGACTGTTATCTGTGTCCAAATAATAAGGTGCTTTCATACAGCACGACAAACAAGCTTGGATATAAAGAATACAAATCAAATCCAAAGGATTGTGAGAACTGTCCTTTAAGAGGAAGATGTACATCATCAAAGAACTTTCAGAAAGTAGTGACACGTCATGTATGGGAGGAATACCGGGAGGAGGTAATGGATGAGATAAGACATACACCGGAATGGAAAGAAATCTATCCAAGGCGTAAAGAAAGCATAGAGAGGGTGTTCGCAGACTGTAAAGAACATCACACGTTGAGATATACCAGGTTAAGAGGGCTACAAAAAAATCAGCATCAGTCGCTGATGATTTTTGCGTGTTATAATCTAAAAAGAATGTCCAGATGGAGGTGGAAAAACCTCTCTAAAACTGCACAAAATCTAATAAAAAGCACAATTTTAAATTATTTTAAGAAAAAAGAAAAGCGATACTTGTTTATAAGTACCACTTTGTCAACAATCTGA
- a CDS encoding TVP38/TMEM64 family protein — MNKIISRKRTLQIIVILCILGVTIYGLRFIDFKQVLQQVEKLPFFLKSITMILFIMLQVVFALFPGEPLELASGFLFGNFYGTLLCLAGSCLGTFFVYYLVKFFKHKIINLFFSKEKVQEVEQMLSKNKSKFWIFLIFLVPGSPKDILTYVASLGNINLVRWLIMTTLGRIPSILTSTYLSASLKEGDIISALIVLLLTIAMVILGGIYYRYSVKKSNA, encoded by the coding sequence ATGAATAAAATAATAAGCAGAAAAAGAACGTTGCAAATCATCGTAATTCTGTGTATTCTGGGAGTCACGATTTATGGTCTACGCTTTATAGATTTTAAGCAGGTATTACAGCAGGTAGAAAAACTTCCTTTCTTTTTAAAATCCATTACAATGATTCTTTTCATTATGCTTCAGGTTGTTTTTGCCTTGTTTCCAGGGGAACCGCTGGAGCTGGCAAGTGGGTTTTTATTTGGAAATTTCTATGGAACATTGCTTTGTTTAGCTGGTTCTTGTCTTGGTACTTTCTTTGTTTATTATCTTGTAAAGTTTTTTAAACATAAAATCATTAATTTGTTTTTCAGTAAAGAAAAAGTACAGGAAGTTGAGCAAATGCTTTCAAAAAACAAAAGCAAGTTTTGGATATTTTTAATTTTTCTTGTTCCAGGCAGTCCAAAAGATATTTTGACATATGTAGCAAGTCTTGGGAATATAAACCTTGTACGATGGCTGATCATGACAACACTGGGAAGAATTCCAAGCATTCTTACTTCTACGTATTTGTCTGCCTCTTTAAAAGAAGGAGATATCATTTCTGCGCTTATTGTATTGCTTCTTACAATTGCCATGGTCATACTTGGAGGGATATATTATCGCTATAGTGTAAAGAAAAGCAATGCCTGA
- a CDS encoding stage III sporulation protein AH, whose translation MNKQALAFLTMFSLILMLSVYYVTLPNDNMSVMTQDGKAQSEAMMEEENKEENKENTKETEEKNTDEVLALQEEIEKKEDEEIHKQETIVSKDNTSSEDKQNAVAKMESIKDAKELQKKIVEALKQQNIKSAVEITDKNCIINVFNMENNMENAKKAMNAAYSITKDAYFIEVVFKDA comes from the coding sequence ATGAATAAACAGGCACTGGCTTTTTTAACGATGTTTTCTTTGATTCTCATGTTAAGTGTATATTATGTTACGCTGCCCAATGATAATATGAGCGTTATGACACAAGATGGAAAAGCACAAAGTGAAGCAATGATGGAAGAAGAAAACAAAGAAGAGAACAAAGAAAACACGAAAGAAACAGAAGAAAAGAACACAGATGAGGTACTTGCACTGCAGGAAGAAATCGAAAAAAAAGAGGATGAAGAAATCCACAAGCAGGAAACTATCGTTTCAAAAGACAATACATCAAGCGAGGACAAGCAAAATGCAGTAGCAAAAATGGAATCCATCAAAGATGCGAAAGAACTGCAGAAAAAAATAGTGGAAGCATTAAAACAGCAAAACATAAAAAGCGCTGTTGAAATTACTGATAAAAACTGTATCATAAATGTATTTAACATGGAAAACAACATGGAAAATGCGAAAAAAGCAATGAATGCAGCCTACAGCATTACAAAAGATGCATATTTTATCGAAGTTGTTTTTAAAGATGCATAA
- a CDS encoding IS1634 family transposase: MYVAINGTGNSKSIYIMSSYRKNNGKTSSRIFRKLGRLNDLLPQFDNNEEKLLEWARSEAKKDTLSHQQDTAPVLIPFSSDKKIKKNEVLLFNVGYLFLQSICSNLHFDNICRNIKNHHKFEYDIHRILCDLVYARVLYPSSKRSSFSFAHSLLEQPKYKLQDIYRSLSILAEESDYIQAEVYRNSNFLHKRNTKVLYYDCTNYYFEIEQEDELKKYGKSKEHRPNPIVGMGLFMDGDGFPLAFDIFPGNQNEQKSLKPLEHKVIQDFDCSEFIYCSDSGLASQNNKLFNDIGGRSYVITQSLKKLKKEDRDIALNTKQYRKVGSSTFIDLKDLDENDPEVYESIYYKEVPIESKKISETLIVTYSPKYKAYQEKIRQGQIDRAKNMISKNGKIKKNRKNPNDPSRFTKRTSITANGEVAEEEIYEIDQEAIDKEAMYDGFYAVSTDMEGDVAEIIAINKRRWQIEECFRIMKTDFDARPIYLQREDRIKAHFLICFLSLLIYRILEYKLEKKYTSEQIIDTLRKMNVTKLKEGLGYIPSYTRTDLTDLLHELFGFETDREIIKRSTMRNIIKYTKEHHI, encoded by the coding sequence ATGTACGTTGCAATCAATGGCACTGGCAATTCCAAAAGCATTTATATTATGAGTTCTTATCGCAAAAACAATGGTAAAACTTCTAGTCGCATTTTTAGAAAGCTTGGTCGATTAAATGACCTGCTTCCTCAATTTGATAATAATGAAGAAAAATTATTGGAATGGGCTCGTTCTGAAGCTAAAAAGGACACTTTATCCCATCAACAGGATACTGCACCTGTTCTCATACCTTTCTCTAGCGACAAAAAAATCAAAAAAAATGAAGTTTTGTTATTTAATGTTGGCTACCTATTCCTTCAATCCATCTGTTCCAATCTTCATTTTGACAATATTTGTCGTAATATTAAGAATCATCATAAATTCGAATATGATATCCATCGCATCCTCTGCGATCTTGTCTACGCTCGTGTTCTATATCCTTCCAGTAAACGCTCTTCTTTCTCTTTCGCTCATTCTCTGCTGGAACAGCCAAAGTATAAATTACAGGATATCTATCGTTCCTTATCTATATTGGCCGAGGAATCTGATTACATACAGGCGGAAGTTTATCGAAATTCTAACTTTCTTCATAAAAGAAACACAAAAGTTCTTTATTATGACTGTACGAACTATTACTTTGAAATCGAACAAGAAGATGAACTTAAAAAATACGGAAAAAGCAAAGAACATCGTCCAAATCCTATCGTAGGCATGGGGTTATTCATGGATGGAGATGGTTTCCCTTTAGCTTTTGATATCTTTCCCGGAAATCAAAACGAACAGAAATCCTTGAAACCATTAGAACATAAAGTTATTCAGGATTTCGACTGTTCCGAATTCATCTACTGCTCAGACAGTGGACTGGCATCACAGAATAACAAACTGTTCAATGATATAGGAGGAAGATCCTATGTCATTACACAGTCATTAAAAAAATTAAAGAAAGAAGATAGAGATATCGCTTTAAATACGAAACAATATCGAAAAGTAGGAAGCAGCACATTCATTGATTTGAAAGATCTTGATGAAAATGACCCAGAGGTATATGAATCCATCTATTATAAAGAAGTACCTATAGAATCTAAAAAGATATCGGAAACTCTTATCGTTACCTATTCTCCAAAATATAAAGCTTATCAGGAAAAGATAAGACAAGGGCAGATAGACAGAGCAAAAAACATGATAAGTAAAAATGGAAAAATCAAAAAGAATAGAAAAAATCCGAATGATCCAAGCAGATTTACAAAGAGGACTTCCATCACAGCGAATGGAGAAGTAGCAGAAGAAGAAATCTACGAAATCGATCAGGAGGCTATAGATAAAGAAGCAATGTATGATGGTTTCTATGCGGTAAGCACAGATATGGAAGGTGATGTAGCGGAGATCATCGCTATCAACAAACGCAGATGGCAGATCGAAGAGTGCTTTAGAATAATGAAAACGGATTTTGATGCACGACCAATCTATCTGCAAAGAGAAGACAGGATCAAAGCGCATTTCCTGATTTGTTTCTTGTCCCTTCTGATATATCGAATATTAGAATATAAATTAGAGAAAAAATATACATCTGAACAAATAATAGATACATTGAGAAAGATGAACGTAACAAAATTAAAAGAAGGATTAGGATATATACCTTCTTACACACGAACAGATTTAACAGATTTACTGCATGAGTTGTTTGGTTTTGAAACAGACAGAGAAATAATAAAACGATCCACAATGAGAAATATTATCAAATACACAAAAGAACATCATATATAG